In a genomic window of Procambarus clarkii isolate CNS0578487 chromosome 12, FALCON_Pclarkii_2.0, whole genome shotgun sequence:
- the LOC138363958 gene encoding adhesive plaque matrix protein-like: MKIMFTVGYHPVKVFPVGYHPVKVFPVGYHPVKVFPVGYHPVWVFPVGYHPVWVFPVSYHPVRVFPVGYHPVKVFPVGYHPVKVFPVGYHPVKVFPVGYHPVKVFPVGYHPAKVFPVGYHPVKVFPVGYHPVWVFPVGYHPVRVFPVGYHPVKVFPVGYHPVKVFPVGYHPVWVFPVGYHPVKVFPVGYHPVKVFPVGYHPVKVLTLLAIIQ, from the coding sequence ATGAAGATAATGTTCACTGTTGGCTATCATCCAGTGAAGGTGTTCCCTGTTGGCTATCATCCAGTGAAGGTGTTCCCTGTTGGCTATCATCCAGTGAAGGTGTTCCCTGTTGGCTATCATCCAgtgtgggtgttccctgttggcTATCATCCAGTGTGGGTGTTCCCTGTTAGCTATCATCCAGTGAGGGTGTTCCCTGTTGGCTATCATCCAGTGAAGGTGTTCCCTGTTGGCTATCATCCAGTGAAGGTGTTCCCTGTTGGCTATCATCCAGTGAAGGTGTTCCCTGTTGGCTATCATCCAGTGAAGGTGTTCCCTGTTGGCTATCATCCAGCGAAGGTGTTCCCTGTTGGCTATCATCCAGTGAAGGTGTTCCCTGTTGGCTATCATCCAgtgtgggtgttccctgttggcTATCATCCAGTGAGGGTGTTCCCTGTTGGCTATCATCCAGTGAAGGTGTTCCCTGTTGGCTATCATCCAGTGAAGGTGTTCCCTGTTGGCTATCATCCAgtgtgggtgttccctgttggcTATCATCCAGTGAAGGTGTTCCCTGTTGGCTATCATCCAGTGAAGGTGTTCCCTGTTGGCTATCATCCAGTGAAGGTGTTAACCCTGTTGGCTATCATCCAGTGA
- the LOC138363957 gene encoding uncharacterized protein, which yields MSDDPHVRRPPRQTTTTSDDPHVRRPPRQTTPTSDDPHVRRPSRQTTPTSDDPHVRRPPRQTTHHVRRPPRQTTPMSDDPHVRRPPTSDDPHVRRPPHVRRPPRQTTLTSDDPHVRRPPRQTTPTSDDPHVRRPPRQTTPTSDDPHVRRPPHQTTTTSERTTVTEPSV from the coding sequence ATGTCAGACGACCCCCACGTCAGACGACCACCACGTCAGACGACCACCACGTCAGACGACCCCCACGTCAGACGACCCCCACGTCAGACGACCCCCACGTCAGACGACCCCCACGTCAGACGACCCTCACGTCAGACGACCCCCACGTCAGACGACCCTCACGTCAGACGACCCCCACGTCAGACGACCCACCACGTCAGACGACCACCACGTCAGACGACCCCCATGTCAGACGACCCCCATGTCAGACGACCTCCCACGTCAGACGACCCCCACGTCAGACGACCCCCCCACGTCAGACGACCCCCACGTCAGACGACCCTCACGTCAGACGACCCCCACGTCAGACGACCCCCACGTCAGACGACCCCCACGTCAGACGACCCCCACGTCAGACGACCCCCACGTCAGACGACCCCCACGTCAGACGACCCCCACGTCAGACGACCACCACATCAGACGACCACCACGTCAGAAAGAACCACCGTCACAGAGCCTTCAGTCTAA
- the LOC138363956 gene encoding mucin-3A-like: protein MFTQSQSSHNLTLPQSQSSHNLTLPQSQFSLNHNLHTISIFTQSQSSHNLSLHTISIFTQSQSSHNLTLPQSQSLHNLSLHTISVFTQSQSSHNLHLHTISVFTQSHSSTISVFTQSQSSHTLSLHTISIFTQSQSSHNLTLPQSQSLHNLSLHTISIFTQSQSSHNLSLHTISVFTQSPSSHNLSLHTISVFTQSPSSHNLSLHTISVFTQSQSLHNLHLHTISVFTQSHSSTISIFTQSQSSHNLHLHTISIFTQSQSSHNLTLPQSQSSHNLTLPQSQFSLNHNLHTISIFTQSQSLHNLHLHTISVFTQSHSSTISIFTQSQSSHNLNLHTISVFTQSQSSHNLSLHTISIFTQSQSSHNLSLHTISIFTQSQSSHNLSLHTISIFTQSQSSHNLSLHTISIFTQSPSSHNLNLHTISVFTQSQSSHNLSLHTISVFTQSQSSHNLTLPQSQFSLNHNLHTISIFTQSQSSHNLHLHTISVFTQSQSSHNLSSHNLSLHTISVFTQSQSSHNLNLHTISIFTQSQSSHNLNLHTISVFTQSQSSHNLNLHTISIFTQSQSSHNLSLHTISLFHNLNFHSITIFTQSQSSHNLSLHTISIFTQSQSSHNLSLHTISIFTQSQSSHNLSLHTISIFTQSQSSHNLNLHTISLFHNLHLHTISVFTQSQSSHNLSLHTISIFTQSQSSHNLSLHTISVFTQSQSSHNLSLHTISVFTQSQSSHNLSLHTISIFTQSHSSTISIFTQSQSSHNLSLHTISIFTQSQSSHNLSLHTISVFTQSQSSHNLSLHTISVFTQSQSSHNLNLHTISLPQSPSSHNLSLHTISVFTQSQSSHNLSLHTISIFTQSPSSHNLSLHTISVSTQCQSSHNLSLHTISVFTQSPSSHNLHLHTISIFTQSRPYMGSNI from the coding sequence ATGTTTACACAATCTCAATCTTCACACAATCTCACTCTTCCACAATCTCAGTCTTCACACAATCTCACTCTTCCACAATctcaattttcactcaatcacaaTCTTCACACAATCTCAATCTTCACACAATCTCAGTCTTCACACAATCTCAGTCTTCACACAAtctccatcttcacacaatctcagTCTTCACACAATCTCACTCTTCCACAATCTCAGTCTTTACACAATCTCAGTCTTCACACAATCTCAGTCTTCACACAATCTCAGTCTTCACACAAtctccatcttcacacaatctcagTCTTCACACAATCTCACTCTTCCACAATCTCAGTCTTCACACAATCTCAGTCTTCACACACTCTCAGTCTTCACACAAtctccatcttcacacaatctcagTCTTCACACAATCTCACTCTTCCACAATCTCAGTCTTTACACAATCTCAGTCTTCACACAATCTCAATCTTCACACAATCTCAATCTTCACACAATCTCAGTCTTCACACAATCTCAGTCTTCACACAAtctccatcttcacacaatctcagTCTTCACACAATCTCAGTCTTTACACAAtctccatcttcacacaatctcagTCTTCACACAATCTCAGTCTTCACACAATCTCAGTCTTTACACAAtctccatcttcacacaatctcagTCTTCACACAATCTCACTCTTCCACAATctcaattttcactcaatcacaatcttcacacaatctccatcttcacacaatctccatcttcacacaatctcagTCTTCACACAATCTCACTCTTCCACAATCTCAGTCTTCACACAATCTCACTCTTCCACAATctcaattttcactcaatcacaaTCTTCACACAATCTCAATCTTCACACAATCTCAGTCTTTACACAAtctccatcttcacacaatctcagTCTTCACACAATCTCACTCTTCCACAATctcaattttcactcaatcacaaTCTTCACACAATCTCAATCTTCACACAATCTCAGTCTTCACACAATCTCAGTCTTCACACAATCTCAGTCTTCACACAAtctccatcttcacacaatctcagTCTTCACACAATCTCAGTCTTCACACAAtctccatcttcacacaatctcagTCTTCACACAATCTCAGTCTTCACACAAtctccatcttcacacaatctcagTCTTCACACAATCTCAGTCTTCACACAAtctccatcttcacacaatctccatcttcacacaatctcaaTCTTCACACAATCTCAGTCTTCACACAATCTCAGTCTTCACACAATCTCAGTCTTCACACAATCTCAGTCTTCACACAATCTCAGTCTTCACACAATCTCACTCTTCCACAATctcaattttcactcaatcacaaTCTTCACACAATCTCAATCTTCACACAATCTCAGTCTTCACACAAtctccatcttcacacaatctcagTCTTCACACAATCTCAGTCTTCACACAATCTGTCTTCACACAATCTCAGTCTTCACACAATCTCAGTCTTCACACAATCTCAATCTTCACACAATCTCAATCTTCACACAATCTCAATCTTCACACAATCTCAATCTTCACACAATCTCAATCTTCACACAATCTCAGTCTTCACACAATCTCAGTCTTCACACAATCTCAATCTTCACACAATCTCAATCTTCACACAATCTCAATCTTCACACAATCTCAGTCTTCACACAATCTCACTCTTCCACAATctcaattttcactcaatcacaaTCTTCACACAATCTCAGTCTTCACACAATCTCAGTCTTCACACAATCTCAATCTTCACACAATCTCAGTCTTCACACAATCTCAGTCTTCACACAATCTCAATCTTCACACAATCTCAGTCTTCACACAATCTCAGTCTTCACACAATCTCAATCTTCACACAATCTCAGTCTTCACACAATCTCAATCTTCACACAATCTCACTCTTCCACAAtctccatcttcacacaatctcagTCTTCACACAATCTCAGTCTTCACACAATCTCAGTCTTCACACAATCTCAATCTTCACACAATCTCAGTCTTCACACAATCTCAGTCTTCACACAATCTCAGTCTTCACACAATCTCAATCTTCACACAATCTCAGTCTTCACACAATCTCAGTCTTCACACAATCTCAATCTTCACACAATCTCAGTCTTCACACAATCTCAATCTTCACACAATCTCACTCTTCCACAAtctccatcttcacacaatctcagTCTTCACACAATCTCAGTCTTCACACAATCTCAATCTTCACACAATCTCAGTCTTCACACAATCTCAGTCTTCACACAATCTCAGTCTTCACACAATCTCAGTCTTCACACAATCTCAGTCTTCACACAATCTCAGTCTTCACACAATCTCAGTCTTCACACAATCTCAATCTTCACACAATCTCACTTCCACAAtctccatcttcacacaatctcagTCTTCACACAATCTCAGTCTTCACACAATCTCAATCTTCACACAATCTCAGTCTTCACACAAtctccatcttcacacaatctccatcttcacacaatctcagTCTTCACACAATCTCAGTCTCCACACAATGTCAGTCTTCACACAATCTCAGTCTTCACACAATCTCAGTCTTCACACAAtctccatcttcacacaatctccatcttcacacaatctccatcttcacacaatctcgGCCATATATGGGGTCCAATATATGA